A genomic window from Bubalus bubalis isolate 160015118507 breed Murrah chromosome X, NDDB_SH_1, whole genome shotgun sequence includes:
- the C1GALT1C1 gene encoding C1GALT1-specific chaperone 1 produces the protein MLSESSSFLKGVMLGSIFCALITMLGHIRIGHGNRMHHHEHHHLQAPNKEDILKISEDERMELSKSFRVYCILLVRPKDVSLWAAVKETWTNHCDKVDFFSSENVKVFESINMETNDMWLMMRKAYKYAFDKYRDQYNWFFLARPTTFAIIENLKYFLLKKDPSQPFYLGHTVKSGDLEYVSMEGGIVLSIESMKRLNSLLSIPEKCPEQGGMIWKISEDKQLAVCLKYAGVFAENAEDSEGKDIFNTKSVGLFIKEAMTNRPNQVVEGCCSDMAVTFNGLTPNQMHVMMYGVYRLRAFGHVFNDALVFLPPNGSDND, from the coding sequence ATGCTTTCTGAAAGCAGTTCATTTTTGAAGGGTGTAATGCTTGGAAGCATTTTCTGTGCCTTGATCACTATGCTAGGACACATTAGGATTGGTCATGGAAATAGAATGCACCACCATGAGCATCATCATCTCCAAGCTCCCAATAAAGAAGACATCTTGAAAATTTCAGAGGATGAACGCATGGAACTCAGTAAGAGCTTTCGGGTATACTGTATCCTCCTTGTCAGACCCAAAGATGTGAGCCTCTGGGCTGCAGTGAAAGAAACTTGGACCAATCACTGTGACAAAGTAGACTTCTTCAGTTCTGAAAATGTTAAAGTGTTTGAGTCAATTAACATGGAAACAAATGACATGTGGTTAATGATGAGAAAAGCTTACAAATACGCCTTTGATAAATATAGAGACCAATACAACTGGTTCTTCCTTGCACGCCCCACTACGTTTGCTATTATTGAAAACTTAAAGTACTTTTTGTTAAAAAAGGATCCATCACAACCTTTCTATCTAGGTCACACTGTAAAATCTGGAGATCTGGAGTATGTGAGTATGGAAGGAGGAATTGTCTTAAGTATAGAATCAATGAAGAGACTTAACAGCCTTCTCAGTATTCCTGAGAAGTGTCCTGAACAGggagggatgatttggaagaTATCTGAAGATAAGCAGCTTGCCGTCTGCCTGAAATATGCCGGAGTGTTTGCAGAAAATGCAGAAGATTCTGAAGGAAAAGATATATTTAACACCAAATCTGTTGGGCTTTTTATTAAAGAGGCAATGACTAATCGCCCAAACCAGGTAGTAGAAGGATGTTGTTCAGATATGGCTGTTACTTTTAATGGACTGACACCTAATCAGATGCATGTAATGATGTATGGGGTATACCGTCTTAGGGCATTTGGGCATGTTTTCAATGATGCATTGGTTTTCCTACCTCCAAATGGTTCTGACAATGACTGA